A window of Gasterosteus aculeatus chromosome 9, fGasAcu3.hap1.1, whole genome shotgun sequence contains these coding sequences:
- the LOC120825774 gene encoding uncharacterized protein LOC120825774, producing the protein MLNNMDLNAKDSFYPQFENCNSSSVGMENSARKDNQEVYVDAERGVPAQFGHEGTPATLKTEASNSEFAFNPCECPKDTYTPSSLAYSGSFYVEASQGAPCSTETLLNMITEIVGISTLPLSEMTHSGNSRGTYPSPAPMDSSNFGDPGVKRQPYTCSGPTPPLYSPDQTCPGYAEDQNGSQALDPSTSQLSFGSSRAPNQKKDEPKSEAASFPVVVKNEFESSCYEWGAFSKSGCLETGFQTETFPMSSDFPPDQQMDVKELLDTFPPICPNPEMEFKVEGGIKQEPCFSDTCSQSYSSPLYNNYLPPPPIGLPSNLKPFADPPQPSNQCDSLYTSPTLPSTIDSILYSSLLPDSFAQSYTTRPTKPPRARKSPAASHGPAKEKPFTCPMESCDRRFSRSDELNRHIRIHTGHKPFQCRICLRSFSRSDHLTTHTRTHTGEKPFSCDVCGKRFARSDERKRHGRVHLKQKEKMEIKPQVTTSAWTFTLPEGI; encoded by the exons ATGTTGAACAATATGGATTTGAATGCGAAAGATTCTTTTTACCCTCAGTTTGAGAATTGCAACAGTTCTTCCGTGGGGATGGAAAACAGCGCGCGGAAAGATAACCAGGAGGTGTATGTCGATGCGGAGCGGGGGGTACCTGCCCAGTTCGGCCACG AAGGAACCCCTGCGACCCTCAAAACCGAAGCCTCCAACTCGGAATTTGCGTTTAACCCCTGCGAGTGCCCAAAAGACACCTACACCCCCTCCTCGCTCGCCTACTCTGGCAGTTTCTATGTGGAGGCATCTCAGGGAGCGCCGTGCAGCACCGAAACACTTCTCAATATGATCACTGAGATCGTGGGCATCTCCACGCTGCCACTGTCAGAAATGACACACAGCGGCAACAGTCGGGGAACGTATCCGTCGCCCGCGCCGATGGACAGCAGCAATTTTGGAGACCCCGGCGTTAAGAGGCAACCGTACACCTGCTCGGGACCTACTCCCCCCCTGTACTCCCCAGACCAGACGTGCCCGGGGTACGCTGAAGATCAGAATGGAAGCCAGGCCCTGGACCCGTCCACTTCCCAGCTGAGCTTCGGTTCCTCCCGAGCTCCAAACCAGAAGAAGGACGAACCAAAGTCAGAGGCCGCTTCTTTCCCCGTCGTTGTCAAGAATGAGTTTGAGAGCAGCTGCTACGAGTGGGGAGCGTTCAGTAAGTCTGGCTGTTTGGAGACGGGTTTCCAGACAGAAACCTTCCCGATGTCCAGCGATTTCCCCCCCGACCAGCAGATGGATGTCAAGGAACTTTTAGACACGTTTCCCCCAATCTGTCCCAACCCAGAGATGGAGTTTAAAGTGGAGGGGGGCATCAAACAGGAACCGTGTTTCTCTGACACCTGTTCTCAGAGCTACTCAAGCCCCCTGTACAATAATTACCTCCCACCACCTCCGATTGGCCTCCCCTCTAACCTGAAACCCTTCGCCGACCCCCCACAGCCATCTAATCAGTGCGATTCCTTATACACGTCGCCGACCTTACCAAGCACCATAGACTCCATCCTCTATTCTTCCTTGCTGCCAGATTCGTTCGCCCAAAGTTACACCACCCGTCCGACGAAGCCCCCCAGGGCCAGGAAGAGCCCCGCCGCCTCTCACGGGCCGGCCAAAGAGAAACCCTTCACCTGCCCCATGGAGAGCTGCGACCGGCGCTTCTCTCGCTCGGATGAGCTCAACCGGCACATCCGCATCCACACGGGCCACAAACCTTTCCAGTGCCGCATCTGTTTGCGCAGCTTCAGCCGAAGCGACCACCTCACCACCCACACCAGGACTCACACCGGCGAGAAGCCGTTCTCCTGCGACGTCTGCGGCAAGCGGTTCGCCCGCAGCGACGAGAGGAAGCGGCACGGGCGCGTACACCtgaagcagaaggagaaaatggaaataaagccACAAGTGACCACCAGCGCGTGGACTTTCACTCTTCCCGAGGGAATTTGA